A genomic stretch from Cellulomonas sp. KRMCY2 includes:
- a CDS encoding App1 family protein, with protein sequence MSQTPPPSPALPPSESRRPHRAARLEDRFNALLARWLRRRGWVTRVEPYTGYGTPTRVRVLARTLLAAPGTGTSEVAERDPGSAQRAVRGWRSFLTAQDPGATVTVTAAGPAGPVTRTVTADRGGYVDAMLDVDLAPGWQEVTLSIAGSSVRAPVLVVGTDQRAALVSDIDDTVMVTALPRPLLAAWNGLVLNENARRVVPGMAELYLRWLDANPGAPTFYLSTGAWNVAPALRRFLASHGYPAGPLLLTDWGPTNSGWFRSGQQHKRESLRRLMAELPEIRWVLVGDDGQHDPQIYGDVAAEHPDRVTVVAIRQLTPTEQLLSHGTPAPAQDDVAQRLPAPLVVHGGDGYELALRLIDAGVL encoded by the coding sequence GTGAGCCAGACCCCACCGCCCTCGCCGGCTCTGCCGCCGTCCGAGTCGCGCCGGCCGCACCGTGCAGCACGACTCGAGGACCGGTTCAACGCGCTCCTGGCCCGGTGGCTCCGACGTCGCGGCTGGGTCACCCGGGTCGAGCCCTACACCGGGTACGGGACACCGACGAGGGTGCGGGTCCTGGCACGCACCCTGCTGGCCGCACCGGGCACCGGCACGAGCGAGGTCGCCGAACGCGATCCCGGGTCGGCCCAGCGCGCGGTCCGGGGCTGGCGCAGCTTCCTGACCGCCCAGGACCCGGGCGCGACGGTGACGGTCACCGCGGCCGGTCCGGCCGGTCCGGTGACCCGCACGGTGACGGCTGACCGCGGCGGGTACGTCGACGCGATGCTGGACGTCGACCTCGCGCCCGGCTGGCAGGAGGTCACTCTGAGCATCGCGGGCAGCTCGGTCCGGGCGCCGGTCCTGGTGGTGGGGACCGACCAGAGGGCGGCGTTGGTCAGCGACATCGACGACACCGTCATGGTCACGGCACTGCCCCGGCCCTTGCTGGCTGCGTGGAACGGCCTGGTCCTGAACGAGAACGCCCGTCGCGTCGTGCCGGGGATGGCGGAGCTGTACCTCCGGTGGCTCGACGCCAACCCGGGCGCACCGACCTTCTACCTCTCGACCGGGGCCTGGAACGTGGCCCCCGCGCTGCGCCGCTTCCTGGCGAGCCACGGCTACCCGGCGGGCCCGCTGCTGCTGACCGACTGGGGGCCGACGAACAGCGGCTGGTTCCGCTCGGGTCAGCAGCACAAGCGCGAGAGCCTGCGTCGGCTGATGGCTGAGCTGCCGGAGATCCGGTGGGTCCTGGTGGGTGACGACGGCCAGCACGACCCGCAGATCTACGGCGACGTCGCCGCTGAGCATCCTGATCGGGTCACCGTCGTCGCGATCCGCCAGCTGACGCCCACCGAGCAGCTGCTGTCGCACGGCACACCCGCCCCGGCGCAGGACGACGTGGCCCAGCGGTTGCCGGCTCCGCTGGTGGTCCACGGCGGTGACGGGTACGAGCTCGCCCTGCGGCTGATCGACGCCGGCGTGCTGTGA
- a CDS encoding LuxR family transcriptional regulator, whose translation MEKSSLIALARNQLEAARRASSGRSAKTVHGGHEKVLRQTVIALCAGRSTDNSENPGEATVHVLTGRIRLTSGSTSWDGSAGDLIIVPVSRSSIQAIEDSVLLLTVAKLG comes from the coding sequence ATGGAGAAGTCGTCGCTGATCGCCCTGGCACGCAACCAGCTCGAGGCGGCCCGGCGCGCGTCGAGCGGTCGGAGCGCCAAGACGGTGCACGGCGGGCACGAGAAGGTGCTCCGGCAGACCGTCATCGCCCTCTGCGCAGGGCGCAGCACGGACAACTCCGAGAACCCGGGCGAGGCGACCGTCCACGTCCTGACCGGACGCATCCGCCTGACCAGCGGCTCCACCAGCTGGGACGGCTCGGCCGGCGACCTGATCATCGTGCCGGTGAGCCGCAGCTCGATCCAGGCGATCGAGGACAGCGTCCTACTCCTGACGGTCGCCAAGCTCGGCTGA
- a CDS encoding LLM class F420-dependent oxidoreductase yields MRFGYHLGYWSAGPPPGARDAVIAADRLGFDSVWSAEAYGSDAFSPLAWWGSQTERIRLGTAIAQISARTPTATAMAALTMDHLSGGRFVLGLGASGPQVVEGWYGAPYPRPLARTREYVDVVRQVLRRESPVMADGDFYQLPHRGGTGLGRPLRSTVHPVRADLPIHLAAQGPRNVALAAEIADGWLPLFFAPSADTFYREALADGFARRRPDLSPAEAFEVSATVPVVIDDDLERAADVVRPFIALYVGGMGAEGANFHREMLERLGYVEQCSRVAELFGEGRRAEAAAAVPTALVQDIALIGPSAAVRDRLAAWEETVVTSILVQGDLTSLRAVADLFG; encoded by the coding sequence ATGCGCTTCGGCTACCACCTCGGCTACTGGTCGGCAGGACCGCCACCCGGTGCCCGCGACGCCGTGATCGCTGCTGACCGCCTCGGCTTCGACTCGGTGTGGTCGGCCGAGGCGTACGGGTCCGACGCGTTCTCGCCGCTGGCCTGGTGGGGCAGCCAGACCGAGCGCATCCGGCTCGGGACCGCGATCGCCCAGATCTCCGCGCGCACGCCGACGGCGACGGCGATGGCGGCCCTGACGATGGACCACCTGTCCGGCGGTCGGTTCGTGCTCGGCCTCGGCGCCTCCGGTCCGCAGGTCGTCGAAGGCTGGTACGGGGCGCCCTACCCGCGGCCGCTCGCCAGGACCCGGGAGTACGTCGACGTCGTCCGGCAGGTCCTGCGCCGTGAGTCACCGGTCATGGCGGACGGCGACTTCTACCAGCTGCCGCACCGGGGCGGCACCGGGCTCGGCAGGCCCCTGCGCTCGACGGTGCACCCGGTGCGTGCCGACCTGCCCATCCACCTGGCCGCGCAGGGCCCTCGCAACGTCGCGCTCGCCGCCGAGATCGCCGACGGCTGGCTGCCGCTGTTCTTCGCCCCGAGCGCCGACACCTTCTACCGGGAGGCCCTCGCCGACGGCTTCGCGCGACGGCGGCCCGACCTGAGCCCGGCCGAGGCGTTCGAGGTGAGCGCGACCGTCCCGGTCGTCATCGACGACGACCTCGAGCGGGCCGCCGACGTGGTCCGCCCGTTCATCGCGCTGTACGTGGGCGGGATGGGGGCCGAGGGCGCCAACTTCCACCGTGAGATGCTGGAGCGCCTCGGCTACGTCGAGCAGTGCAGCCGGGTCGCGGAGCTGTTCGGCGAGGGCCGCCGGGCCGAGGCGGCAGCGGCCGTCCCGACCGCCCTGGTCCAGGACATCGCCCTGATCGGGCCCAGCGCCGCTGTGCGCGACCGACTGGCGGCCTGGGAGGAGACGGTCGTGACATCGATCCTGGTGCAGGGCGACCTGACCAGCCTGCGAGCAGTCGCCGACCTCTTCGGCTGA
- a CDS encoding DUF4126 domain-containing protein, with protein MLELLTGIGLATAAGLNAALPLVVIGALDRWTGLVDLPAGWEWLSDGWVLTILVVLLVVDVVADKVPGVDHINDVLQTAIRPTAGGLAFGAGSASQTAAVTDPASFFTSNAWVPVVLGVVLALTVHTGKALARPLVNATTLGLGGPLVSTAEDVTSLALTVSAVLVPLLVLVLVALLVWAGARMLRRRAARSRRTGPIPGTLVGPSDRVGP; from the coding sequence ATGCTCGAGCTGCTCACCGGCATCGGACTGGCCACGGCTGCCGGCCTCAACGCCGCGCTGCCCCTGGTCGTCATCGGCGCCCTGGACCGGTGGACCGGTCTCGTCGACCTGCCGGCCGGGTGGGAGTGGCTGTCCGACGGCTGGGTCCTGACCATCCTCGTCGTCCTGCTCGTCGTGGACGTCGTGGCGGACAAGGTCCCCGGCGTCGACCACATCAACGACGTGCTGCAGACGGCCATCCGGCCGACCGCCGGCGGGCTCGCGTTCGGCGCCGGCTCCGCCTCGCAGACGGCGGCTGTCACGGACCCTGCCTCCTTCTTCACCTCGAACGCCTGGGTGCCGGTGGTCCTGGGCGTCGTCCTGGCCCTGACCGTGCACACCGGCAAGGCGCTCGCCCGGCCGCTCGTCAACGCCACGACCCTGGGTCTCGGGGGACCGCTGGTGAGCACCGCGGAGGACGTGACGAGCCTGGCCCTGACCGTGAGTGCGGTCCTGGTCCCGTTGCTGGTGCTCGTGCTCGTCGCCCTCCTGGTCTGGGCCGGCGCACGCATGCTCCGGCGCCGTGCCGCACGATCGCGCCGCACCGGACCGATCCCGGGCACCCTCGTCGGCCCGTCCGACCGGGTCGGCCCGTGA
- a CDS encoding RNB domain-containing ribonuclease, which produces MSAPRRQLRSSHDALRAGFAAIRVEHEVPVDFTAAASAEAQVAARERFGDGRAPGGAGRVDLTHIDFVTIDPPGSTDLDQAMHLSRSGAGHRVRYAIADTAAFVVPGGALDRETHERIETVYCPDARVPLHPPVLCEAAASLLPGQVRPAVVWTLDLDDSGEVVDVAVERGLVRSRAQLDYPTQQRRLDAGAAADDVVVLLAEIGVRRAALERARGGVSLGRPEQEVVDAPDGGWALAFRAPLPIEDHNAQISLMTGMAAAALMISARVGVLRTMPAAEDRALARLRHQARALGVPWPREKGYGEVLASLDRDLPETAAFLAAATALFRGAAWTSFEGEPPAGREHGAIAAPYAHVTAPLRRLVDRYGLEICLAAHAGSPVPEWVLAALPAIGAEMSEGARRTNAVDRACTDLVEAAVLSSHVGASFDGVALDERTVQLNDPAVVARTEGAELPEGERVTVRLISADVATRTVRFHHDG; this is translated from the coding sequence GTGTCCGCCCCCCGACGACAGCTCCGTTCCTCGCACGACGCGCTCCGGGCCGGGTTCGCGGCGATCCGGGTCGAGCACGAGGTACCCGTGGACTTCACGGCCGCCGCGTCCGCCGAGGCCCAGGTGGCTGCGCGCGAGCGGTTCGGCGACGGCCGAGCGCCGGGTGGAGCGGGTCGCGTCGACCTGACGCACATCGACTTCGTGACCATCGACCCGCCCGGTTCGACCGACCTCGACCAGGCGATGCACCTGTCGCGCTCAGGGGCTGGTCACCGGGTCCGCTACGCCATCGCCGACACCGCGGCCTTCGTCGTCCCTGGCGGTGCGCTCGATCGCGAGACCCACGAACGCATCGAGACCGTGTACTGCCCGGACGCGCGCGTCCCGCTGCACCCACCGGTGCTGTGCGAGGCGGCCGCGTCCCTGCTGCCCGGTCAGGTGCGCCCGGCCGTCGTGTGGACCCTCGACCTCGACGACTCCGGTGAGGTGGTCGATGTCGCCGTCGAACGCGGTCTGGTGCGCAGCCGGGCCCAGCTGGACTACCCGACCCAGCAGCGCCGTCTCGACGCCGGTGCCGCGGCCGACGACGTGGTCGTGCTCCTCGCGGAGATCGGTGTGCGTCGGGCGGCGCTCGAGCGGGCTCGGGGTGGTGTCTCGCTCGGCCGACCGGAGCAGGAGGTCGTCGACGCGCCCGACGGCGGCTGGGCGCTCGCGTTCCGGGCCCCGCTGCCGATCGAGGACCACAACGCGCAGATCTCGCTGATGACCGGGATGGCCGCAGCCGCACTCATGATCAGCGCCCGGGTGGGTGTGCTGCGAACGATGCCCGCCGCCGAGGACCGCGCGCTGGCCCGACTGCGGCACCAGGCCAGGGCGCTGGGCGTCCCGTGGCCCCGTGAGAAGGGTTACGGCGAGGTGCTCGCGTCGCTCGACCGCGATCTGCCTGAGACGGCCGCCTTCCTTGCCGCAGCCACGGCGCTGTTTCGCGGGGCGGCCTGGACGTCGTTCGAGGGCGAGCCGCCGGCCGGGCGCGAGCACGGGGCGATCGCGGCGCCGTACGCGCACGTCACGGCACCCCTGCGCCGGCTGGTGGACCGCTACGGGCTGGAGATCTGCCTCGCGGCGCATGCGGGGTCGCCGGTGCCCGAGTGGGTTCTCGCAGCGCTGCCCGCGATCGGCGCGGAGATGAGCGAGGGCGCACGTCGGACCAACGCGGTCGACCGGGCCTGCACCGACCTCGTCGAGGCCGCCGTGCTCTCGTCGCACGTCGGGGCGTCGTTCGACGGCGTGGCTCTCGACGAGCGCACCGTCCAGCTCAACGATCCTGCTGTGGTGGCCCGGACCGAGGGCGCCGAGCTGCCGGAGGGGGAGCGTGTCACGGTCCGCCTGATCAGCGCGGACGTCGCCACCCGGACCGTGCGCTTCCACCACGACGGCTGA
- a CDS encoding CDP-alcohol phosphatidyltransferase family protein, producing MTDLDRPGSAGETAVPGGSRIATIPNAISAVRLLLVPVFTVLLLNDHDLWALGVLMVSGASDWLDGVLARSLNQQSRLGELLDPSADRLFILVTLIVLALRDVVPVWLVVAIVGRDVLLSLVLLVLLAARIGPLPVHFVGKAGTFALLYAFPLLLLAQWSGPLGLLSGVVGWAFAWWGVGLYWLAGVAYLRQAAVELRRLRPAVVA from the coding sequence GTGACGGACCTGGACCGGCCCGGCAGCGCGGGTGAGACAGCTGTGCCCGGAGGCTCGCGGATCGCGACGATCCCGAACGCGATCAGTGCCGTTCGCCTGCTGCTGGTACCCGTCTTCACCGTGCTGCTGCTCAACGACCACGACCTGTGGGCCCTGGGCGTCCTGATGGTCTCCGGCGCGAGCGACTGGCTCGACGGGGTGCTCGCGCGTTCGCTCAACCAGCAGTCGCGGCTGGGCGAGCTGCTCGACCCCTCGGCCGACCGGCTCTTCATCCTGGTCACCCTGATCGTGCTGGCGTTGCGCGATGTCGTCCCGGTGTGGCTGGTCGTGGCCATCGTGGGGCGTGACGTGCTGCTCAGCCTCGTTCTCCTGGTCCTCCTCGCCGCCCGGATAGGTCCACTGCCGGTGCACTTCGTCGGCAAGGCCGGAACGTTCGCTCTGCTCTATGCCTTCCCCCTGCTGCTGCTCGCGCAGTGGTCGGGGCCGCTCGGCCTGCTGTCCGGAGTGGTCGGGTGGGCCTTCGCGTGGTGGGGTGTCGGCCTCTACTGGCTCGCCGGCGTCGCCTACCTGCGTCAGGCGGCCGTCGAGCTGCGCCGGCTCCGGCCCGCGGTCGTGGCGTGA
- a CDS encoding DUF881 domain-containing protein, translating into MTEPDGPEPDGTEPDAVEPEVAEPEVVDRGAGSGRTPRSTSRRAGGTDHGSHAAPALDASMGLLYEVMYRPVDPGYAEAAARVEPVLAPGALARRTGGYLLVGVALGVVTMAAVLSLRTPEPAALESRSLLESEVADRAADAEALAQSNAAVAEEIAALQSDALAAANPGLFADLQEAELLSGALAVTGPGLVIELRDPELGAATVVDPDARVQDLDLQILTNGLWAAGAEAIAINGQRLTALSAIRGNGPAILVDLAPLLPPYRVEAIGDVRPMQTDFARSTAANHLSMLSGTYGIAVTTRADSALELPAGGATVLRYASTGDVADVASSVPADQEGKQ; encoded by the coding sequence GTGACCGAGCCGGACGGGCCTGAGCCGGACGGGACGGAGCCGGACGCGGTCGAGCCTGAGGTGGCCGAGCCTGAGGTGGTGGATCGCGGCGCCGGCTCCGGCCGGACGCCCCGGAGCACGAGCAGGCGGGCCGGCGGGACGGATCACGGCAGTCACGCCGCACCGGCGCTGGATGCGTCGATGGGGCTGCTCTACGAGGTGATGTACCGGCCGGTCGACCCGGGCTATGCCGAGGCCGCTGCTCGTGTCGAGCCCGTGCTCGCCCCGGGCGCGCTCGCCCGGCGGACGGGCGGCTACCTTCTTGTCGGTGTCGCGCTCGGGGTCGTCACGATGGCCGCGGTCCTGTCGCTGCGGACGCCGGAGCCGGCTGCGCTCGAGTCGCGGTCGCTGCTCGAGAGCGAGGTCGCCGACCGCGCCGCGGACGCCGAGGCGCTGGCGCAGAGCAACGCAGCGGTCGCCGAGGAGATCGCTGCCCTGCAGTCGGATGCCCTGGCGGCCGCGAATCCCGGGTTGTTCGCGGACCTGCAGGAGGCCGAGCTGCTCTCCGGTGCGTTGGCGGTGACGGGTCCTGGCCTGGTCATCGAGCTGCGCGACCCGGAGCTGGGTGCGGCGACCGTCGTGGACCCGGATGCCCGGGTCCAGGACCTCGACCTGCAGATCCTGACCAACGGGCTCTGGGCGGCCGGCGCGGAGGCGATAGCGATCAACGGCCAGCGGCTCACCGCGCTCAGCGCGATCCGGGGGAATGGCCCGGCGATCCTCGTCGACCTCGCGCCGCTCCTGCCGCCGTACCGGGTCGAGGCCATCGGGGACGTCCGTCCGATGCAGACCGACTTCGCGCGGTCGACCGCCGCAAACCACCTCTCCATGCTGTCCGGCACGTACGGGATCGCGGTCACGACGCGGGCCGACAGCGCCCTCGAGCTCCCTGCCGGAGGCGCGACCGTGCTGCGGTACGCGTCGACCGGCGATGTGGCGGATGTGGCATCGTCTGTGCCAGCCGACCAGGAAGGCAAGCAATGA
- a CDS encoding small basic family protein encodes MIAVLGLLIGAVIGLVLEPTVPLVLQPYLPIAVVAALDALFGGLRALLDGTFNDRVFLVSFLSNVVVAALIVFLGDQLGVGTQLSTAVVVVLGIRIFSNAAAIRRHLFKA; translated from the coding sequence ATGATCGCAGTGCTCGGCCTGCTCATCGGAGCCGTGATCGGGCTCGTCCTCGAGCCGACGGTGCCCCTCGTCCTGCAGCCGTACCTCCCGATCGCGGTCGTCGCGGCGCTCGACGCCCTCTTCGGTGGTCTGCGGGCGCTGCTCGACGGAACCTTCAACGATCGCGTGTTCCTCGTCTCGTTCCTCTCGAACGTGGTCGTCGCCGCGCTGATCGTGTTCCTCGGCGACCAGCTCGGGGTCGGCACGCAGCTGTCGACGGCCGTCGTCGTCGTCCTCGGGATCCGGATCTTCTCCAATGCTGCCGCCATCCGCCGGCACCTGTTCAAGGCATGA
- a CDS encoding DUF881 domain-containing protein gives MTPDHRNDGPPDSLDEVPAPVVPERTAWRTIARALAPRATRAQLMAGLLCALLGFAVVVQVRANRTEGLGSLRQDELVRLLDDVTQRTEELEGQAVELREQRAGLVTGSDTQRAAREAAAERAEVQGILAGRLPAEGPGVELVIREPEEPIPALVLYNVLEELRNAGAEAIQVGDLRLTASSYFVDTSDGVEVDGTILEPPYRWRAIGDPETISPALNMPGGALTVVRNATGTADLRLLDLVQVTAVREIRPPTFATPVPAAEPG, from the coding sequence GTGACACCCGACCACCGCAACGACGGCCCGCCGGACTCCCTCGACGAGGTGCCGGCCCCGGTCGTCCCCGAGCGAACGGCCTGGCGGACGATCGCCCGGGCGCTCGCCCCTCGCGCGACCCGGGCGCAGCTCATGGCGGGCCTGCTGTGCGCACTGCTGGGGTTCGCGGTGGTCGTCCAGGTCCGCGCCAACCGGACGGAGGGGCTCGGCAGCCTGCGGCAGGACGAGCTCGTCCGGCTCCTTGACGACGTCACCCAGCGCACCGAGGAGCTCGAGGGACAGGCGGTGGAGCTGCGTGAGCAGCGTGCCGGGCTGGTGACCGGCTCGGACACCCAGCGTGCCGCCCGTGAGGCGGCGGCCGAGCGCGCCGAGGTGCAGGGCATCCTCGCCGGCCGGTTGCCGGCCGAGGGCCCCGGGGTCGAGCTCGTGATCCGCGAGCCGGAGGAGCCGATCCCGGCCCTGGTCCTCTACAACGTGCTCGAGGAGCTCCGCAACGCCGGGGCGGAGGCGATCCAGGTCGGTGACCTCCGGCTGACCGCATCGAGCTATTTCGTCGACACCTCCGACGGGGTCGAGGTGGACGGGACGATCCTCGAACCGCCGTACCGCTGGCGCGCGATCGGTGACCCCGAGACGATCTCACCGGCCCTGAACATGCCCGGTGGCGCCCTGACGGTCGTCCGCAACGCCACCGGGACCGCCGACCTGCGACTGCTCGACCTGGTGCAGGTCACCGCCGTCCGCGAGATCCGGCCGCCGACCTTCGCGACGCCGGTACCTGCCGCCGAGCCGGGCTGA
- a CDS encoding FHA domain-containing protein, translated as MSERDPSEQRWASVETTMSFGEGVIPAEHEGPVVGLSAAEHAAVAALPPTSALLIMQRGPSAGARFLLDADRTVAGRSPSADIFLDDVTVSRKHVEFVREQDGFVVRDVGSLNGTYVNRTRIEQAVLRAGDEVQIGKFRMTFHPSPVRPAHGSTAGDQGS; from the coding sequence ATGAGCGAGCGCGATCCGTCCGAGCAGCGCTGGGCCTCGGTCGAGACCACGATGAGCTTCGGCGAGGGCGTCATCCCGGCGGAGCACGAAGGGCCGGTCGTCGGGCTCAGTGCGGCAGAGCACGCGGCGGTCGCTGCACTGCCGCCCACGTCGGCACTCTTGATCATGCAGCGCGGCCCGAGTGCAGGGGCGAGGTTCCTGCTCGATGCCGACCGCACGGTGGCCGGCCGCAGCCCCAGCGCGGACATCTTCCTCGACGACGTGACCGTCTCGCGCAAGCACGTCGAGTTCGTCCGTGAGCAGGACGGCTTCGTGGTGCGTGACGTCGGGTCGCTCAACGGCACCTACGTCAACCGGACCCGGATCGAGCAGGCTGTCCTGCGTGCGGGCGACGAGGTCCAGATCGGCAAGTTCCGGATGACCTTCCACCCGAGCCCGGTTCGTCCCGCCCACGGCTCGACTGCGGGGGACCAGGGATCGTGA
- a CDS encoding MerR family transcriptional regulator → MTTAPGLSSARDRHERADDGRAVRGAPPAGRPQLVERWPHGVSGEPTMRISDVLAELGGDFPTVTPSKLRFLEEQGLVEPRRTAGGYRQYSPADVERLRYVLRQQRDRYLPLRVIGEQLAALDSGRTDEPLTPRLATADGERTGPALAGRHTAASLATETGVEVDFVVALLEAGVLSASRSGHLDASAHEVVVAAAALAEHGIEPRHLRSFRAAADRQVSVVDQIVAPLRGQRAVAAQAHAASVAAEVGELCGQLHTVLVRAGVARLTS, encoded by the coding sequence GTGACCACCGCGCCCGGCCTGAGCTCGGCGCGAGACCGGCACGAGCGTGCCGACGACGGGCGTGCCGTCCGTGGTGCGCCTCCCGCCGGCAGACCGCAGCTGGTCGAGCGCTGGCCGCACGGTGTCTCGGGCGAGCCGACGATGCGGATCTCGGACGTCCTGGCCGAGCTGGGCGGCGACTTCCCGACCGTGACGCCGTCCAAGCTGCGCTTCCTGGAGGAGCAAGGTCTCGTCGAACCGCGCCGTACCGCAGGCGGCTATCGCCAGTACAGCCCTGCGGACGTGGAGCGGCTGCGCTACGTGCTGCGCCAGCAACGCGACAGGTACCTGCCGCTCCGGGTGATCGGTGAGCAGCTCGCCGCGCTCGACTCGGGCCGCACCGACGAGCCACTGACCCCGCGCCTCGCCACCGCCGACGGTGAGCGGACCGGCCCTGCGCTTGCCGGTCGGCACACGGCCGCATCGCTGGCGACCGAGACCGGGGTCGAGGTCGACTTCGTCGTCGCCCTGCTCGAGGCCGGCGTCCTGAGCGCGAGCAGGTCCGGTCACCTGGACGCGTCGGCGCACGAGGTCGTGGTCGCGGCTGCGGCCCTGGCGGAGCACGGGATCGAGCCGCGTCACCTGCGCTCGTTCCGCGCGGCGGCCGACCGGCAGGTCTCGGTGGTCGACCAGATCGTCGCACCGTTGCGGGGTCAGCGGGCCGTCGCCGCCCAGGCGCACGCGGCGAGCGTCGCGGCCGAGGTCGGCGAGCTGTGCGGTCAGCTGCACACCGTGCTGGTCCGGGCCGGGGTCGCACGACTGACGAGCTGA
- a CDS encoding bifunctional nuclease family protein — translation MELEVLGVRRQSPLDQVVVLLLDLVGRRLLPIVVGLAEGTAIAAAHSGAVPPRPMTHDLLVATLRSTGVDLERVEIVALIDGVFHAELVLDNGERVDSRASDAIAVAVRAGCPVLCAPEVLIESGLEVEEHTADEEVEEFRAFLDTVSPDDFVAGDEGPEGRRPPS, via the coding sequence GTGGAGCTGGAGGTCCTCGGAGTGCGGCGGCAGTCGCCCCTCGACCAGGTCGTCGTGCTCCTGCTCGACCTCGTCGGCCGGCGGCTGCTGCCGATCGTCGTCGGTCTTGCCGAGGGGACGGCGATCGCTGCGGCCCACTCGGGTGCCGTCCCGCCCCGTCCGATGACGCACGACCTGCTGGTCGCAACCCTGCGCTCGACCGGCGTCGACCTCGAGCGCGTCGAGATCGTCGCCCTGATCGACGGGGTCTTCCACGCGGAGCTGGTCCTGGACAACGGGGAGCGGGTCGACTCGCGGGCCTCGGACGCCATCGCGGTCGCCGTGCGTGCCGGGTGCCCCGTGCTGTGCGCACCGGAGGTCCTGATCGAGTCGGGCCTGGAGGTCGAGGAGCACACGGCGGACGAGGAGGTCGAGGAGTTCAGGGCCTTCCTCGACACCGTGAGCCCGGACGACTTCGTCGCCGGTGACGAAGGCCCTGAGGGTCGGCGGCCGCCATCGTGA
- a CDS encoding MerR family transcriptional regulator: protein MDEGEWPVNGTGETIGESVGVPQRAQGLLFGDQLPDLDTTTGYRGPTACGAAGITYRQLDYWARTGLVEPTIRPASGSGTQRLYSFRDILVLKVVKRLLDTGVSLQQIRTAVAHLRERGVEDLAQITLMSDGASVYECTSADEVIDLVQGGQGVFGIAVGRVWREVEGTLAALPTERVDDDSTASTGNDELAQRRRARTAG, encoded by the coding sequence ATGGACGAAGGGGAGTGGCCTGTGAACGGCACCGGAGAGACGATCGGGGAGTCCGTCGGCGTTCCTCAGCGTGCCCAGGGCCTGCTGTTCGGTGACCAGCTGCCGGATCTGGACACCACGACCGGCTACCGCGGCCCCACGGCGTGCGGTGCTGCCGGCATCACCTACCGACAGCTCGACTACTGGGCACGCACCGGTCTCGTCGAGCCGACGATCCGGCCGGCCAGCGGTTCCGGGACCCAGCGTCTCTACAGCTTCCGGGACATCCTGGTGCTCAAGGTGGTCAAGCGGCTGCTCGACACCGGCGTCTCGCTCCAGCAGATCCGGACCGCCGTCGCCCACCTGCGTGAGCGCGGCGTCGAGGACCTCGCCCAGATCACCCTCATGAGTGACGGTGCGAGCGTGTACGAGTGCACGTCGGCCGACGAGGTCATCGACCTGGTGCAGGGTGGCCAGGGGGTGTTCGGGATCGCTGTCGGCCGGGTGTGGCGTGAGGTCGAGGGGACTCTCGCGGCGCTGCCGACCGAGCGGGTCGACGACGACTCCACCGCGTCGACGGGCAACGACGAGCTCGCGCAACGTCGTCGGGCGCGCACCGCCGGCTGA